The sequence below is a genomic window from Takifugu flavidus isolate HTHZ2018 chromosome 11, ASM371156v2, whole genome shotgun sequence.
TCTTGTAAGAAATTTTCTTTCTCATATTGtgttttattctattctatttatttagAATCTAATATTTGTTTGACGGTgaagtttttaaaaattcttttgATTTAAATTTATTTGAAGCTGATGCTGATTGCAAAAGACTGATAAATGAGAAAGAAGCAAAGGAAAGGCACCTGTTATCAAAAAGTGGAATACAGatattttacataaaacaaTAATTTGTTTCCAAGTTATATTTTGCTTTTGAGATTAGCTTTCTTGTTTCTGTGaggttttgttcattttgttctTTCTCAACCTGTTTTGTTTGACATTGACGAAAACAAAGGTAATTCCACACATATTCCCCCCACACTTTTGGAAAGCTGGCCACATCACTGTATggatttatttatgcatttgggttttgttttttttttctaaaattaaTAACCACTCTGATTCCCTTTTACACCCACATGCATCTTCTCTTACTTTTAAAAATTTAGCCATACACAAAACTGGGTATAAAACATGTCTGGCTATATTTTACGAGAAAATCTATTATCAGTACCTGACTGTTGATGAGAGCAGGAACGGCCCTTTTCTTTGGGAGTTCTTGACAATGGTGGCAACCGCAGGACCAGAGAAGCAATGACGAAAGACTCAGCATCCCTCAGCGCTGCTACTCCAGATTATATTGCTTTGTTACTCCACCTACCACCTCCTAGCCAAACCCCATCATCTCAAAGCACGTGTTTTACTCTGCCATCCACAGTAGCTtgttattaatgtattttttgAACTCACGTCCCTTTTCTCTGTGGATCCCATCACTGCACCATGTATCTTTGTCtctacccccccacacacactttttcttttattattattttttaaatatgtatagCCATAAATATACATACCCTGTACATTCACTACAGTTATAGCTTGCATATACTATATGTACATTTGTAATATATTTGCTAAAGCACTTCTGAATGGAtgcaaactgcattttgttgctctgtacttgtgacatgtacaatggcaataaagATTCATTTTAATTCTACTCCAAGTGGAGGGAGGATCTCATGTCAATACTTTTGCAGGGCGTGTTTTTTGTACCAAAGGTAATTTTAAACACAGTTGACAATTTAACATGCCATTTACTATGTTCTGACCATATTTGTTTATTAAATCAACATAAAATATAAGATGTGAAAGTGTTAACTTGATTTGCTTCTTTGTTTCTAACTACATTTAGCTACATCTGTCTACAGATGATTGACTTGAATATATATGTTTCCCTATCtaaaatatgtttgtgtgtgaatttACTCTGAATTAGCAACTGTAGAGCATTTGGTAAAAGTGCTTTTCCCATTTAAATTAAATCTTATGTCTTTGATTTAACTTCCAGTTATTGAACAAAGCATGCAGTATTAAAGAGCAGCCTGTTAACAATGTGTTTCTAGAAAATAATATCAATATCAGATTCATTCAGTAAAacagaaacaataaaaatcacttcatttttaatttcctgctcTTTAATTCTACATGCTTGATGAATAATTGGAAGTTTAACTTAAAGCTCTTTTGAGACATTGTCACAATCTGCAGAAACAATCAGTTTAATCCGGCACACCTGTGCCATTTGTCCTCAGTCATCAGCTTATTCAGCACACATGTTTTGCCCTGCTTTCAAAACCCAGCCTTGTAGACCGTCTGCCAAGTTGTTTGTAGGTTACTGCTGTTCTCTCCAGTGTTAGTATTTGGCCTGTCTTGCCTTTGTCCTGTACCCAGCTTTCTGTTCGATTATTGCCTGTCAAGATTTATTACTGGCTGTATATGAGTTGGGCATGAGTTGTTTGGAAACTGCTCATGGTCAATAAAGTGTGTTTGGAAACTTCAACTCAATTTGTGTGTGCTGCATTTGGGGCCTACTGCCCTGTGAGACATAACTATTACATTGGTTAACAATAGATAACAATAATTAACAATAATTTTAAGGTTTATTTGGTGTAAAGAGAGATTggactgattttatttttttttaattttttacaaCATTTTAATCTGTGCTTGATTTGGAATCacctgaaatggaaaataattttttttaaaaacccataGTAACCAGAATTTGACCAGACCAGAATTTTACCCATTAACTTATTGGAAAACAGTTAGAAATTGAACCCAAGACACTCAGTGGGAATATAACAACGATTAAAATCACATATTGGAGCTCAAATGTAACATCAATCTCAAATAGACACACTGTTTGGGATTTTATCGGGGGACATGTAGTAATAAGGAAGCTCCTTTCCCTCATTCCTCTTTTTGATGGAGAAGGTGATTTCTGCAAGCTGCTTCCTAAACTTGTCCATGGCTGCCTTCACTGGCTGCTCGGTGAAGTGGTCATCAGGAAATGTGCCCAGGTACAACTGTAGACACAGAAATCAATCAGCCTTGATGGTTAAAGAATGAAATTCTTGGGGAATTAGATAATTTGGCTGCTTCAATGTTCAACTGGTTATTTCATTGCACCTCTTTCTCCTGGTAACGACTGAGGGCCCAGATGGCACCCAGGACCGAGACAGACCGTCCACAGTCTGGAAGGGTCTCCATGATTAAGGTCATATCAGCCAGGCCCTTCTGTTTGGGCGGGGGTCTCCGCATGGTTGATGGAGCGTTGGGGACCCAGGAATACCAGTCAAACTGCACAATGTACAACAATTAGTGGCAACGCTGCTCCTCACATACAGAGTTTGATGTTGCCtggtaccgtattttcacaactataaggcgcacctaaaacactgagattttctcaaaaatcaacagtgcgccttataatatggagcgcctgtgtgtggactgagttccaaaatctgctgtgcacctttggtgggtgcactacggtaaacgctccgccaatcgattagcggcacacctacgcgtaaggatcccttaaaatggcgccggtcaagcaagacgtgtatgaatgaggcttactttaaactgcaggccatcgaatatgcggctgaaaatggcaatcgagcaatcttattgttttcgctttatgaggaggtggcatctctccatacgcgcaaggacaactgttgcgcagcggctgcctgcggactaccaggagagggcggccatcttctgcacctactgccgcgacaagataaccgcgcccagccacatcaccaacatggatgagatccctctgacttttgacatccctttgggaccagcacggtggcgatacacACAACGGGGCATGGGAAGTCATcattcaccgtggttctcggctgccacggaaacggacagagcgctggatgacggaaggcgaatactccttcacaaagattatgaggcagcggcgggcaagttatgccaccatatgcgggtggattgtagacgcatgggctatgataccgtcttcatgtattggaagaactttcacaaaatcaacgctgaagcggaaccggtcggtgagtccgattcagatgattaagaagaggaattcgggatgttggacattgaaatagtgcagctgtttaattcagatacagaagatgaaaactttgatggttttgtggcggaataatgaatattttgttcaataaatgtgtcgaaactcactgttttacttccgttgtcattttttactgtatgtttcagcatgcgcctaataatacggtgcaccttatgtatgttttaaatacagaaatagcacccataagtgagactgcaccttttaatacagtgcgccttatggtcgtgaaaatacggtacattttTCCAAAATCAAAGCTTTGACCCAAGTCAAGCTATTAGAacaacatttcttttaaaaactcttTTAGATCAagttcatctttttctttagtGGTGGGGATCTGACCTGTCCAAAGTTGACTGCGGCGTGTTGAGCAGAAGCCGTGAAGATAACCACAGTCAGGTATTTTGTTAGTTCCTCCCGGGTTTTGAAACATCTGGGAAACTCTGTTGGACAGGAACACAAACTCAGTAAGAGCTGCAATTATTTGGACAGCAgaatttttgtatttattgacCTCACCACATTGGTCAAAGTTCTGCATCCCAAAGTCTCTCACATCCTGAACAAAGGCCTGGATCTCTTTGTCATGCTGAACTGCTTCATCGTCCTTGTAATAAATACAGACAACCTCACAAATATaactgcaaaaagaaaacaagacatcAGTCACCAACAGAGATGTAGCACTCTTCAACACACCCATCTCCATAGAAACAAGATGCCTCTGACCTCTTGATGGCCTCCCACACCTTCAACCCATCATCTCTGTAGAAGTAGGTGGGCAGCTCCTCCTTGCTGTCCATACCGCGAGTTTTGAATGAATCCGGGAAGCAGAGAGATCCAAAGGTCAGCGTCTTCGTGGCCTTCTGAACCAGCTGGACGTGACCACCTCCCCCTGTGGAATTTGCCTTGAAGATGGAAAAGACACtgtttcatttcacattttctggAAGTTTATCCCCCTTTATGTCTTTTCCACAAACTCACCTTGTCAAAAATGCCGCCTTCACCGATGAGCTCCTCTCTCGCTTTGGTGTCAATGGCGATAGTGAAGCGAATGTGTGGaatgagaagctggaggaagggACATTCATCTGAGAGAAAACCAATGGACGCCTCACTTCACTCTTTAGGCTGATCTTTACCTTATACACGGGGTGAACAGCAGGGAGCTGCCTAAACAGGGCAATAGCAAACATCTCGGAGATCAAGTGTGTCCTGAGGAGATGCGTGACAATCTGGTGGTGCTGGACTTCAATGGAGCGTACCCAGATCTTTGCCAGCAGCCAGTCATACTCGGCATCGGTGGGCAGGAAGATGGGGTTGTCTTCTCCAGGAATTTGATTGAGCTGGAAGGCAATTAAGGCGATTCAACTAAAATGCTGTCACAGACACCATGTGAACATGAATTACCTGTATGGCGATGGGCATTATCTCCTTCTGAAGGTCTCTGTAGAGCAGACAGATCGGAGCTGCCAAGTACTGCTGCGTTAGAGGATCTGTGTCGTTGGGTTTGATGCCATCCATGAACTCATAATCAGCGATGTAAATGTTACCTGCCTGAGACCAGAACATCACTTTCAAACCAGTCCAGCTGTAATCTGCATGTTCTTATTGATCATCATGATCACAAATCTCTTTGATTTCCTAAATGCTGAGATGATTTGAGAGTTTGTGCATTTGTAGAAGAACAGAGTTCTTTATTGTCTTATCTTATCAGGAGCAGGTCTACCTgtaactcctcctccagagtcagTCCTCTctccaggcagacagagacCATCTCATTGGTGACAGGAAGTTTGTCAGGAAGCTTGGTGCACTTTTCAATCACGACAGGGTTGCATCCATTCAGAAACTGGTAGCCAAACATGAAGTCCTCCTTCCAGTGTTTCATCTCATACTCTGGAATAATATCATATCGTCATATCATATCATAGCATATCATACCATATCATGTTAACACTGACCTGAGGCTGTGTTTTTAATCGTCACAAAGATCCTCTCAAAATCAGCAAAGTCTTCCCAACTTGACTGAAACATGTTCTTGAATTTCGTCAAATTCAGGTTCTCCAACCTGCAAATTTATGTAACATCCCCTttgtctttattacatttataacCATTATTTATTGGGTACAATGTACCTGATGCAACCTACACTTTGATGTGGTTCAAAAAAAGATCCACCTCCTTGCGAGTGTCAAACTGGATGTCCCGGGGTAAATCTTTGTATCGGACAGCATCGATGCTCATAGGAAAACCAGGTTGCCACTGTGACCATCTATGAAAGAAGCTGGGATTAAATCATGGTTTCACATGAGAGCAGAAACTGCTGGTGTTGGAAGAACCTGCCTGTaggttttcctcctcagctccagctctttgtctCTATGTTCCATCAATGGGGCACTCTTGTCGTCCTGAGGAAGGATCGCTACAGTAGACATGAGACACAATGAGGCCTCTAGATGTGATAGTtaacaaaaacagaacatcaACTCATTGCTCCACCTCGGCCATCTCGCAGCACCACCTCCTTGTCATCCACCAGCCAGCGGAAACAGGGAAATTCCACAGACTGTCCAGAGGGGGTCTTCACTGTGATGGACCTGCAGTACCAGTCATCAAACACCAGGAACTTCTCCTTCTGAAGTTTCACCATGATGATTTCTCCCAGGTCCTCTTTAATGTCAATTACATATGTGTCCACCTGCAATTAAGTCAAAGGATCATTTGCACAAATGTTCAACAAATGGTGGAAACTGGGACGCAAGAAAGCACACGTGCAGGCAAACAGAGTGAAGTTAGCAGTGATGTCATTCCTGTTATAGTTATTACAACTATAGCTGTTACATGCATGTAATGTGTCTTTAAAGGTTCAATTCTTTGTATCCAGACTTAAACAACAAGTAAAACTTTCATCAGAGTTTTCAAACTCTAATCTTTATACACACTATGTTTATTTGGCTCTGAAgcacaaaaaaatgaatataCAAAGAATAAGATTATGTTAGTGGTATTATCAATAGACCACAAcatttggtttggttttaaCACTGTGCCTAAAAAGAACCGCTTTCATTCCAAAGTTGCCGCATATTTATTCTTACAGCTCTTCATCAATGCAACTTCACTTACCGCCATCCTGGCAAAGTCATTGTATAGAGGCTTGTCCAGCAATGTTCTTCTGCTGCACTGCAGAGTGCCCACCAACGTAATGTAGACAGAGTTATCCGTCCCATCGAAAGCGTTGCTCCCTGTGGCAACGCTCACCGTGTAAGAAGGCATAATGCTGAGACTGGTCCAAACGTCACCTCAAGATAAGGAAAACCAGAGATCACAGTGAACCCATCTAGGTGTTCATGCATTTAAATAAGAGGGATTTGTGGTTAGCAATGGCTAACTCTGACCAGACCATTTTATTGGTGGACTCAAAAGCAGGACCACAAAGCCATCTTCTACATTCTAGAGAAATGACTTTCTAATTAATCTAGAATCATTACAAAGACTATGATATGCTTCTACACTAATCTCTGGCATGAAACAGTCACAAGACAAAAAGAACTGGGAAGAAAAATACTCTTCAAACACTATTAGTTCACATGTGGAAATCATCAAGAATGTGCACAAGGGTGGGTAACACAACAGGGCAGGGGGCCAGGAACTTGAGTCTGAGATTTATTAAGAGGGATCCAGTGTCTCTCATCACAGAGATGATCATAGCCCTCCAGTCAACTAGGTACTGCTTGTCATGGCCCTTGTTTCTCACAACCAACCACTTGTTGACCATGTAGTCTGGGCCTTAACTGTCTAGGGTGGAGAAGACTTGGAAGTTGGAACCATCAGAGTGTCTTTTGCAAGCCTGGCTTTACTACTCTGACGTGTATGGAGCAGAGTGTCCATGGTAGTCAACTGCTGCCTTCAACCAGGCTGTGTCTTGAACAAGGATCCTCCCAGCCACAGTTTTGCCGCAGGGTCTGAGTTCCAGATAAAACAGTTGTGACCAGCTGGTTTAGTGTTCTGAGAAGTGGGCGTGTACAGCAGAGTGAAAGTGAACAAGCTAATTGGTCAACAAGGAATCGTTGAACATTTTTCGATTATCATTGGCTGGCCAATTGGCAACTGCACAGTCTTTTTCCAGGTCCATGTGAATCTGATTTGAGTTAATTACGTAACCAAGGAAGGAGAGTGAATCTCCAGGCTGGACAGCTGGAGTGTTGGTTAAACCAAAAGGCATGCTCACCATCTTTGATTCTGATGGATTTCTGAGGCCTAATTTGGTGAAGATCAAGGGCTTTTGTGAGAGCTCAAAACATAAAATAGCAACTGTAGATGGTACCGATTCTTTAACATTATTGCATTCAAAGGGCTATAATCAGCACGTGGCCTCAACAATCAACCCGTTTTGCCAATAGAGAACAACCCTGCCAACTGCTGATAATGATAACGTTCTTTGCTTTCAATGAATTTTCTATGCATTCCTCCATTGCCTTTCACACACGTCTCAAAATCAAATACAAACTCGCTTTAGAAACTGGAGCACCAGGCAGCAAACTTATGGGGCAgtcagaggaggtgaggaggtacAGCGGTTGCTTTGCTTTGTTAACTACTTCCTTTCTGGTCCCAGTAGCATAAAGAAACTTTGGAAAAACACAGATAAACATCTTTATTAAACTCCTGTGTGCTGTCTTCTCCCAGGATAATTCAGTTTGCTCCACTCTTTGATTTCTCTCAGCCACTTATGGATTGTTTTTGGAACCGAGGAAGTAACGAGGTGAAATCATACGGCTTCATTGCAATTccttgtaaaataaaaacatgaacaaatatGACAAAACATGCAACACCAGTTAAAATACTATAAaatcgcctcaggtctcggtgcccagccatgtctcagcttgtttgtgtgtgtgggtgtgtgtgtttgagtgttttagcactttgtgctacccagtgtatgaaaagtgccatataaataaagattgaattgaattgaactgaattgaaatgaaatgaaatgaaatgaaaacaacagttGAGCCTGCACCCTGCCTCTTGGTGGATCCCTTCAGTACACTTACCAGCATTTTTTTAATACCCAGCAAACCTGCTATAAAACATGTATGGATATATTTCATGAGGAAATTTATTGTTATCAGTACCTGATGAGTGGAGGTTCTTGAAGATTGTAGACCCGAGCAAGCGGTGAGTAGAGTCTCTCAATCTGAAACTGATTTTCCACAAGCTCCAGGCTGCCACCTCTATTGTCGGAGACACCTGAAACGTGGTTTAGCTAGTTTTACAGGAGAATCTCCACCACCAGATTATTCCGCTGTGCCACGCCACCTCCCACCTTCTCACCTACTGCCACCTTCACCACGAAAGTGGATTACTACGCCATCCAGAACAGTTTGTTATCAACTTATTTCTGAGTCCACACCCTTTCGCTCTGTGGTTTCCCCCCTGCACTATGCATCTTTCCTTCtatttttctctgctttttaatCTTTGCTACTCAGCACTGTTATAACCATAGGTAGTTGGGCATACTTCACTGGGAAATCTAGTTCTGTTGGCACCATACCAGCACCAATGTCTGCAACCTGAGAAATACTTGAATGAAGTAGGTGTGTTCCTCCTGTTTTTCAATGCGGCAGCCTGAGATGAACCTcttgtttatttcttctttaGTTTTGTTGAATAAAATCCCCAAGGCTGCGTCCCACTGATTCCTTTGATTACTGGTGGATGTGATCCACATTGTCTACGGTTTAAACACCCATAATTTCCCATTAAGGAAAGTGCATCTGGGCTGTAATGAGTTAAAACTGGAGAAGCACGCGGAATGATCAGCTGTACTGTGGTCCACTGGCACCATAGCTGCTGTCACTTGGTTACGTTAGCTGGCATAAACGGTGTTTGTGAGACGCAGGGCAGATGGACCAGCAGGCTGCGCCTTTACAGCCCAACCCGATGATTCAGACGTGTCCAACAAGCTGCCGTGCTCCTCTGAGAGCAACTTTCATCACCATGGACTGACACCCACAGAATGCCACGACTATGTTGTGTTACATTTCAGTCATATTTCTGTCCGTATCTCATACCTGAAGTAAGTAATCCTTTATTTCACTAAAGCTGCATTTGTGTATTAGTGATGGACGTGAGCCTAGACAGCTGTGCAGctcttttttaatcaataaCATCCATTTTTACAGATGAGTCTGAAAACAAGAGATGGAAAGGTTAAAGCAGGCTAGTTTCCAAATTTCTTTCATCTTCCAAACACAAAAGAGGCACATTTATATTCTCAAACAGCAACACTGTTTGGGATTTTGTCGGGGGACATGTTGTAGTAAGGAAGCTTCTTTCCCTCGTTCCTCCTCTTGATAGAGGCGCTGATCTCCACAAGCTTCCTCCTGAACCGTTCCATGGCTGCCTTCACTGGCTTCTCAATGAAGTGTTCATCGGGATACATGCCCAAAAATAACTGCAGACGCAGAGAAGGGAGCCAGTCCgcacagcaggaggaagatgtTTCATGGAAGAGAAGAATTTCAGGTGCTAAAGTCATTCTATATGTGCTTGTTGGGTATGGAAAGGAGTGTGCGTGCTCGTGTGCATTACCTCATTCTCCTGATACTGGCTGAGGGCCCATACGGCACCCAGATGCCAGCTGGAACGTCCGCGATCAGGAAGACTGTCCACAATCAAGTTCACATCTGCCAGGCCCTTCTGGTCAGGTGGCGGTCTGCGCATGGTTGATGGAGCATTGGGGATCCAGGAACACCAGTCATACTGCGTAGTGTGCAACAGTTAAATGCCATTAACGGGTCTTAATACATCTGAATGATTCAGTGGTCACCTGTCCAAAGTTGACTGCTGCGTGCTGAGCCGAAGCCGTGAACACAATGATGGTCAGATACTCCGTCAGCTCCTCAAGGGTTTTCACAGACTTGGGAAATTCTGGAGGGAAGAAAAGTTCAATTCTGTGCTTAAAGTCAAATTGGGTTTTGGCAATAGGTAATGTAGAAACACAGGAAGGGGATTACAACATTGCTTCTCAGTTACTGACACCACAACAGTCGTCCTCCTTAAACCGATTGTAAAAAGACATCATTTGTGATGGCTAGTTGTCGCGATGCTCAAAATAGATCTAAATTCCATTCTGGAAGTGACTTTATGGACCCTAAAAATAGCAGAGTGGCGCTTATTTGGGCACCTGCACTGTGTCGGGGCAGGATAATTGACACACTGATGGTGTTGCCATGGACATAATGGCAGCGCCTGCTGTGCACCGTGCATTGCTCCGTGCAATTCCTCTGCAGCGGTAGCGTGAAAATCCCTGGAGAGAATAATTACGACTGCACAGAGCATCGTGCGGTGCTCCGTGCACGTGCAGGATGACATTGCTCGCGGTGCTTCTGGCTCAGAGGCCTTGTACATCCAGGAATCCTTTGGGAGGATGCTGGGACACCATGAATCCAGTTAGGGACTCATAAAAGGGGATTTTTTTACTGCAGGATCTCTGTTTTCCCCGTTTCCTTTGGACCAGGAAGCAAGATAGAATTTTGCAGAGctaataacaaataataaagaTTTTCATTTGGACGGGTGCAAAGATTTCTACCAGACCCAGacatctggtgcacagaaacagcagttGTGCTGTGTATTGACAACGGTTGGCGCTGCGCTCACCACAGGACTCAAAATCCTGCATCCCAAAGTTGTGCACGTCTTTGACAAAGGCTTGGATCTCTTCGTCTTCCTCAACCGCGTCATCGTCTTTGTAGTAAAGATGCAAGACGTCAGAAACAAAACtgggaaagagagaagaagtGTCACTCATTTTGCTAGGTGTACTTTCTCTTCCTTCAAACTCTctcatctccatggaaacaagcCTGTTGCTGACCTCTGGGTGACCTCCCACACCTTCAACCCATCGTCTCTGTAGAAGTAGGTGGGCAGGTCCTGCTTCCTGTGCACACCGCGGGCTTCTATCGAATCCGGGAAGCACAGAGATCTGAATTTCAACGTCTTCACGGCCTTCTGGATCAGCTGGATGTGACCACCTCCCCCTGTGGCGTTTGCCTTACAGGTGGAAATGTAATATTAAATCTGTTgctatgtttaaaaaaaaacaaactaagaGATGCGATCGATTAACGCCTGGTTTGGTGTGACCCACAGAAAAGACGCAGATTCAGGAAGCTGACAATGAAAAGATGGTGCGAGTTTACCTGTGTCCAAACTCACCTTGTCAAAAATGCCACACTCGCAGatgagctgctctctggcttTGGTGTTGATGGCGATGGTGAAGCGAATGTGTGGaatgagaagctggaggaagggACATTCATCAACCAATGGACGGCTCACTTCACCCTTTAGGCTGATCTTTACCTTATACACGGGGTGAACAGCAGGGAGCTGCCTAAACATGGCGATAGCAAACATCTCGGAGATCAAGTGTGTCCTGAGGAGATGCGTGATGTTCTGGTGATACTGGAAGTCAGCGGAGCGGACCCAGATCTTTGCCAGCAGCCAGTCATACTCGGCATCGGTGGGCAGGAAGATGGGGTTGTCTTCTCCAGGAATTTGATTGAGCTGATAAAGCCATAGGAGTAGCAGGAAagttgaaatttaaaataatgggATTAAAACACAGGTGGAATGAATGACTCACCTGGATGGCGATGGGCATGATCTTGTTCTGAAGGTTCTTGTAGAGCAGACAGAGCGGAGCCGCAATGTACTGCAGCGTGCACGGGTCTGTGCTGTTGGATTTGATGCCGTCCAAAATCTCATAGTCAACGATGTAAACGTTACCTGCCTGAAGAGATGAGTCGATTGAGAGTCCCGGACTTCTAAGTGTGCTAATTACCGAAGCGCTTGGTTATGCGTAACTGGTAAATTCAtgtggaaaagcagcaggtCTACCTgtatctcctcctccagagtcagTCCTCTctccaggcagacagagacCATCTCATTGGTGA
It includes:
- the LOC130533611 gene encoding polyunsaturated fatty acid 5-lipoxygenase-like, coding for MPSYTVSVATGSNAFDGTDNSVYITLVGTLQCSRRTLLDKPLYNDFARMAVDTYVIDIKEDLGEIIMVKLQKEKFLVFDDWYCRSITVKTPSGQSVEFPCFRWLVDDKEVVLRDGRAILPQDDKSAPLMEHRDKELELRRKTYRWSQWQPGFPMSIDAVRYKDLPRDIQFDTRKEVDLFLNHIKVLENLNLTKFKNMFQSSWEDFADFERIFVTIKNTASEYEMKHWKEDFMFGYQFLNGCNPVVIEKCTKLPDKLPVTNEMVSVCLERGLTLEEELQAGNIYIADYEFMDGIKPNDTDPLTQQYLAAPICLLYRDLQKEIMPIAIQLNQIPGEDNPIFLPTDAEYDWLLAKIWVRSIEVQHHQIVTHLLRTHLISEMFAIALFRQLPAVHPVYKLLIPHIRFTIAIDTKAREELIGEGGIFDKANSTGGGGHVQLVQKATKTLTFGSLCFPDSFKTRGMDSKEELPTYFYRDDGLKVWEAIKSYICEVVCIYYKDDEAVQHDKEIQAFVQDVRDFGMQNFDQCEFPRCFKTREELTKYLTVVIFTASAQHAAVNFGQFDWYSWVPNAPSTMRRPPPKQKGLADMTLIMETLPDCGRSVSVLGAIWALSRYQEKELYLGTFPDDHFTEQPVKAAMDKFRKQLAEITFSIKKRNEGKELPYYYMSPDKIPNSVSI
- the LOC130533612 gene encoding polyunsaturated fatty acid 5-lipoxygenase-like; the encoded protein is MPCYTVTVATGSQWFAGTDDYIYVTLVGTERCSERTLLDKALYNDFERGAVDSYDVRAGEDLGEIVLVKVQKRKFWVDDDWYCRYITVKTPAGDYVEFPCFRWLVDDKEVVLRDGRAFLPQDDRTSLVKQHRQKELELRRKTYRWKEWQPGFPMSIDANRHKDLPRDIQFDSEKGVDFVLNYTKAIENLFMNKFIRNFQSSWSDFADFERIFVRIKNTISEYVMKHWKEDFMFGYQFLNGCNPVVIEKCTKLPDKLPVTNEMVSVCLERGLTLEEEIQAGNVYIVDYEILDGIKSNSTDPCTLQYIAAPLCLLYKNLQNKIMPIAIQLNQIPGEDNPIFLPTDAEYDWLLAKIWVRSADFQYHQNITHLLRTHLISEMFAIAMFRQLPAVHPVYKLLIPHIRFTIAINTKAREQLICECGIFDKANATGGGGHIQLIQKAVKTLKFRSLCFPDSIEARGVHRKQDLPTYFYRDDGLKVWEVTQSFVSDVLHLYYKDDDAVEEDEEIQAFVKDVHNFGMQDFESCEFPKSVKTLEELTEYLTIIVFTASAQHAAVNFGQYDWCSWIPNAPSTMRRPPPDQKGLADVNLIVDSLPDRGRSSWHLGAVWALSQYQENELFLGMYPDEHFIEKPVKAAMERFRRKLVEISASIKRRNEGKKLPYYNMSPDKIPNSVAV